The following coding sequences are from one Dromiciops gliroides isolate mDroGli1 chromosome X unlocalized genomic scaffold, mDroGli1.pri SUPER_X_unloc_1, whole genome shotgun sequence window:
- the LOC122734266 gene encoding LOW QUALITY PROTEIN: RNA-binding motif protein, X chromosome-like (The sequence of the model RefSeq protein was modified relative to this genomic sequence to represent the inferred CDS: deleted 2 bases in 1 codon; substituted 1 base at 1 genomic stop codon), which yields MVEADRPGKLFIGGLSTETNEKGLESVFGKYGRIVEVLLMKDRETNKSRGFAFVTFESPADAKDAARDMNGKSLDGKTIKVEQATKPSFESPGRRGPPPPPRSRGPSRSLRGGRXGSGGARGPPRGGHLDDSGYSLHFNVGSSRGPVPVKRGPPPRSGGPPPKRSAPSGPVRSSSGVGGRGLVSHGRDSYGGPSRREPMSSHRDVYMSPRDDSYSTKDTYSSRDYTSSRDSKDYAPTPRNYTYRDYGHSSSRDEYTSRGYSDRDAYGGGRDRDYSDHPSGGSYRDSYETYGNSRSAPTARGPPPSYGGSSRYEDYYSSTRDGYGGSRESYSSSRSDIYSSGRDRVGRQERGLPSSMDRGYPAPRDSYRTSSRGAPGGGGRAGSRSERGGRNRY from the exons ATGGTGGAAGCGGATCGTCCGGGGAAGTTATTTATAGGAGGGCTCAGTACAGAAACCAATGAAAAAGGCCTTGAATCAGTTTTTGGGAAATATGGCCGTATAGTAGAAG ttctttTGATGAAAGATCGAGAAACCAACAAATCCAGAGGCTTTGCTTTCGTTACTTTTGAGAGTCCAGCTGATGCCAAAGATGCTGCAAGAGACATGAATGGAAAG TCCTTAGATGGAAAAACAATTAAGGTAGAACAAGCCACCAAACCATCTTTTGAAAGTCCTGGTAGGCGAGGGCCACCA CCCCCTCCAAGAAGCAGAGGTCCTTCGAGAAGTCTTAGAGGTGGAAGATGAGGAAGTGGTGGAGCAAGAGGGCCACCTCGTGGAGGGCATTTGG atGACAGTGGATATTCTCTTCATTTCAACGTGGGTTCTTCCAGGGGACCAGTCCCAGTTAAAAGGGGCCCACCTCCACGAAGCGGAGGTCCTCCACCTAAAAGGTCTGCACCTTCTGGACCAGTACGTAGCAGTAGcggagtgggaggaagag gtCTAGTATCTCATGGAAGAGATAGCTATGGAGGTCCTTCACGAAGAGAACCAATGTCATCACACAGAGATGTGTATATGTCACCAAGAGATGATAGTTACAGTACTAAAGA TACTTATTCAAGCAGAGATTATACAAGTTCTCGGGATTCCAAAGATTATGCTCCAACTCCAAGGAACTATACATACCGTGACTATGGCCATTCTAGCTCACGTGATGAGTATACATCTAGAGGATATAG TGACCGTGATGCGTATGGTGGAGGTCGTGATAGAGACTATTCAGATCACCCAAGTGGAGGGTCCTACAGAGATTCTTATGAGACTTATG GTAACTCCCGCAGTGCTCCAACTGCTCGAGGGCCTCCTCCCTCTTATGGGGGAAGTAGTCGCTATGAGGATTATTATAGCAGCACACGAGATGGATATGGTGGAAGCCGTGAAAGTTACTCAAGTAGCCGAAGTGATATTTATTCAAGTGGTCGTGATCGTGTTGGCAGACAAGAGAGAGGGCTTCCTTCTTCAATGGACAGGGGATATCCTGCCCCTCGTGATTCATACAGGACTTCCAGCCGTGGAGCACCAGGAGGTGGTGGCCGTGCAGGAAGCCGATCTGAAAGAGGAGGCAGAAACAGATACTAA